The proteins below come from a single Ruegeria sp. SCSIO 43209 genomic window:
- a CDS encoding AI-2E family transporter gives MALPVKDQLRYWGIAAAVFVLLLYLLGDVLLPFVIGGAIAYFLDPVADRLETLGLSRMAATGIITVVGVFGFVLMILMVVPALITQLLDLIDVLPSLFKELRAFIEKQFPALLDRESNTHQMLVSFGETLKSKTGDVLQTVLASLGSAINVVVLLVIVPVVAVYLLMDWDRMITRIGELLPRDHAPTIKRLAGEIDAVLASFVRGMGTVCLILGTYYAVALMLVGLQFGLIVGFIAGLVTFIPYLGALIGGTLAIGLALFQFWGDWAHIGLVAGIFAIGQVTEGNFLTPKLVGSSVGLHPVWLLLALSVFGALFGFVGMLIAVPVAAALGVLARFATEQYLHSRLYTGLEGLNQEDE, from the coding sequence ATGGCCTTGCCGGTGAAGGATCAGCTTAGATACTGGGGCATTGCCGCCGCTGTTTTCGTGCTGCTTTTGTACCTGTTGGGCGATGTCTTGCTGCCCTTTGTGATCGGTGGTGCGATTGCATATTTCCTTGATCCCGTTGCGGACCGCCTGGAAACACTCGGCCTTTCGCGCATGGCTGCGACCGGGATCATTACCGTTGTCGGCGTGTTTGGTTTTGTTTTGATGATTCTTATGGTTGTGCCCGCGTTGATCACACAGCTACTGGATCTGATTGATGTTTTGCCAAGCCTTTTTAAAGAACTGCGCGCCTTTATTGAGAAACAATTCCCGGCTTTGCTCGATCGCGAATCAAATACCCACCAGATGCTGGTGTCATTTGGCGAGACGCTGAAATCAAAAACCGGCGATGTGCTGCAAACCGTTCTGGCCTCATTGGGTTCAGCGATAAATGTTGTCGTCCTGTTGGTTATCGTACCGGTTGTCGCGGTTTATCTGCTGATGGATTGGGATCGCATGATCACCCGGATCGGAGAGCTCTTGCCCCGTGATCACGCCCCCACGATCAAACGACTTGCTGGTGAAATCGACGCCGTTCTTGCCTCATTCGTGCGTGGAATGGGTACCGTCTGCCTGATCCTCGGCACCTACTATGCTGTCGCATTGATGCTGGTCGGTCTGCAATTCGGCCTGATCGTCGGCTTCATTGCAGGGCTGGTAACCTTCATCCCCTATTTGGGCGCCCTGATCGGAGGCACCCTGGCCATAGGCCTGGCCCTGTTTCAGTTCTGGGGGGATTGGGCACATATCGGTTTGGTCGCCGGTATTTTTGCTATCGGACAGGTGACCGAGGGCAACTTCCTGACGCCCAAACTTGTCGGTAGTTCGGTGGGCCTGCACCCGGTCTGGCTGCTGCTGGCCTTGTCGGTCTTCGGCGCGCTGTTCGGCTTCGTCGGAATGCTGATCGCAGTACCTGTAGCGGCTGCCTTGGGTGTGCTGGCACGGTTTGCGACCGAGCAGTATCTGCACAGCCGCCTATATACCGGGCTTGAAGGGCTCAATCAGGAAGACGAATAA